A window from Candidatus Atribacteria bacterium encodes these proteins:
- a CDS encoding biotin/lipoyl-binding protein, whose amino-acid sequence MRKFQVKVDGKVYEVEVEEVGGNESSGGTIPVPQPIVNKVKEVPVSQKVMKASSNLTPAKAPTAEVAGEEVTAPMPGKVLQLKVSEGDSVKDGDTLLILEAMKMENEIIANASGNIKKINVAVNDMVDTGDVLMVIG is encoded by the coding sequence ATGAGAAAATTCCAAGTAAAAGTAGACGGTAAAGTGTATGAGGTAGAAGTAGAAGAGGTGGGAGGGAATGAATCATCAGGGGGAACTATTCCTGTTCCTCAACCGATTGTGAACAAAGTAAAAGAAGTACCGGTAAGCCAAAAGGTAATGAAGGCTTCATCTAATTTAACTCCCGCTAAAGCGCCAACTGCAGAGGTAGCCGGAGAAGAAGTGACCGCGCCTATGCCTGGTAAAGTACTTCAACTCAAGGTATCTGAAGGAGACAGTGTAAAAGACGGAGATACTTTATTGATCTTAGAGGCTATGAAGATGGAAAATGAAATTATCGCCAATGCTTCCGGAAATATAAAAAAAATAAATGTAGCCGTAAATGATATGGTAGATACTGGCGATGTCTTAATGGTTATAGGTTAG